A genomic window from Levilactobacillus yonginensis includes:
- a CDS encoding TIGR01440 family protein → MLDINLDELKQQLAKIVQDVLDAAKLHRGDLFVLGCSTSEIVGGHIGKNSDLDVGMAVIETLRSKLEPLGIHLAVQGCEHINRSVVVEREVAEKKGFEIVTVVPAMHAGGAGSIAAFKQFKDPVEVEHIVAQAGLDIGDTSIGMHVKFVQVPVRPSQLELGGAHVTALRSRPKYVGGPRANYEPIQ, encoded by the coding sequence ATGTTGGATATTAATTTGGATGAGTTGAAACAGCAGTTAGCTAAAATTGTGCAGGACGTCTTGGACGCCGCAAAGTTACACCGGGGCGACCTGTTCGTCTTAGGGTGTTCAACCAGTGAAATCGTTGGGGGCCATATTGGTAAGAATTCTGACTTGGATGTCGGGATGGCCGTTATCGAAACCTTGCGGAGCAAGCTAGAACCACTGGGCATTCATTTAGCCGTCCAGGGGTGTGAACACATCAACCGTAGCGTGGTTGTTGAACGTGAAGTGGCCGAGAAAAAGGGCTTTGAAATTGTAACCGTTGTGCCAGCTATGCACGCTGGTGGAGCTGGTTCTATTGCCGCTTTCAAGCAATTCAAGGACCCCGTTGAAGTCGAACACATTGTTGCACAAGCCGGGTTGGACATTGGTGATACATCAATCGGGATGCACGTCAAGTTTGTTCAGGTTCCAGTGCGCCCATCACAACTGGAATTAGGCGGCGCGCACGTTACGGCGCTGCGGTCACGGCCAAAGTACGTGGGTGGTCCTCGTGCCAACTACGAACCAATCCAGTAA
- a CDS encoding LacI family DNA-binding transcriptional regulator gives MTGKVTIKDVAKAAGVSEATVSRALSQSPRVKRDTRQKIQNIANNLGYHPNGLARSIRLQQTHTLGVIIPDILNDFFTRLIRAIEDAAGKAGYDVLIVNTDESLAKEANALNLMLEKQVDGVIITSAGGPTDYAAILGDTPAVFVDRMPPTGVETPFDRVLVDNVQGTQDIVAQLLTQGARRVGIINSAVSFTATERLQGYQQALTAAGLEPDPAIEATARTDNSNVPQMTRQLLVNQKCDGLFVADNTIMEGVLRKLPELAIPTLQLGGFDDQDWFDFLVQPIVTARQPINQLGKTAIDRLLERINGADMLPAEIRLAATTVSH, from the coding sequence TTGACTGGAAAAGTAACCATTAAAGACGTAGCGAAGGCGGCCGGTGTTTCAGAAGCCACCGTTTCGCGGGCCCTCAGCCAAAGCCCGCGTGTCAAACGTGACACGCGGCAAAAGATTCAAAACATTGCCAATAATCTCGGATATCATCCCAATGGTCTTGCTCGCAGCATCCGGCTACAACAAACCCACACCCTTGGCGTCATCATTCCCGATATCCTAAACGACTTCTTTACCCGCCTAATTCGAGCGATTGAGGACGCCGCTGGCAAGGCTGGTTACGACGTTTTAATCGTCAATACTGATGAAAGCCTAGCTAAGGAAGCCAACGCGCTCAACCTGATGCTGGAAAAGCAAGTGGACGGCGTCATCATTACCAGTGCCGGCGGGCCAACGGATTATGCCGCCATTCTGGGCGACACACCTGCCGTCTTCGTAGACCGTATGCCACCCACTGGCGTTGAAACGCCCTTTGACCGCGTCTTAGTTGACAATGTCCAGGGAACACAAGACATCGTCGCCCAATTGCTCACTCAGGGGGCCCGGCGCGTGGGCATCATCAACAGTGCCGTGTCCTTCACCGCTACTGAGCGCTTACAGGGGTACCAACAAGCGCTCACTGCCGCCGGTCTAGAACCGGATCCCGCCATTGAAGCCACGGCCCGAACGGACAATAGTAACGTTCCTCAGATGACCCGCCAACTGCTGGTCAACCAGAAGTGCGACGGCCTCTTTGTTGCGGACAACACCATCATGGAGGGCGTTCTTCGGAAGTTACCTGAGCTAGCCATCCCCACCCTTCAGCTGGGAGGATTTGACGATCAGGACTGGTTTGACTTTCTCGTCCAACCCATCGTCACCGCTCGTCAACCAATCAATCAGCTGGGTAAGACTGCCATCGACCGCCTATTAGAGCGAATCAACGGCGCCGATATGCTACCTGCTGAGATTCGTTTAGCTGCCACGACCGTTTCACATTAG
- the scrK gene encoding fructokinase ScrK, which yields MQLGSIEAGGTKFVCAVGNEDYRVQDKVRIPTTTPEETLSKTIDYFKQFPEIKAIAISSFGPIELRHNSPKYGYITDTPKKGWSNTNFIGRLKQDLDVPMYWTSDVNGSAYGEYVMSTLFNENINSLVYFTIGTGVGAGAIINGNFVGSLGHPEMGHVRLKRHPDDLDFPGICPFHGDCLEGLVSGPTFNARLGKPGKDVPLTDHVWDILAYYVAQAALQETLMLRPDKIIFGGGVVSEDFLVKVRAEFDKLLNGYVSVGKLEDYIVMPTVKDNGSATLGDFALALNEYNK from the coding sequence ATGCAACTCGGAAGTATTGAAGCTGGGGGAACTAAATTTGTTTGTGCAGTCGGTAACGAAGATTACCGTGTCCAGGACAAGGTGCGGATCCCAACGACCACCCCAGAAGAGACGTTAAGCAAAACCATCGACTATTTTAAACAATTCCCAGAAATCAAGGCCATTGCCATTTCATCATTTGGTCCCATTGAACTGCGGCACAACTCACCCAAGTACGGTTATATCACAGACACGCCTAAGAAGGGCTGGTCCAACACCAACTTTATTGGGCGGCTCAAGCAGGATTTGGACGTGCCAATGTACTGGACGTCCGACGTCAACGGCTCGGCCTATGGTGAATACGTCATGTCGACGCTGTTTAACGAAAACATCAACTCACTGGTCTACTTTACGATTGGGACTGGCGTTGGTGCTGGGGCGATTATCAACGGTAACTTTGTGGGGAGCCTAGGCCATCCCGAAATGGGCCACGTTCGCCTGAAGCGGCATCCTGATGATTTAGACTTTCCCGGGATCTGTCCGTTTCATGGGGACTGTCTAGAGGGATTGGTCAGTGGGCCAACGTTCAACGCGCGGCTGGGGAAACCCGGTAAGGACGTGCCATTAACTGATCACGTGTGGGATATCTTAGCCTACTACGTGGCGCAAGCAGCCCTGCAGGAAACGTTGATGTTGCGGCCTGACAAGATCATCTTTGGTGGCGGAGTCGTCAGTGAAGACTTCTTGGTCAAGGTCCGGGCCGAATTCGACAAGCTATTGAACGGCTACGTCAGCGTTGGCAAACTGGAAGATTACATCGTGATGCCAACGGTTAAAGACAACGGTTCAGCCACGCTAGGTGACTTTGCCTTAGCGCTCAATGAATATAACAAGTGA
- a CDS encoding fructose permease translates to MSKAIAYFALSLVINSAGNVLTLVTSAKIHPSFLGAAYWSAAEANLGTAFHWNLFWAFLIMGFLTAVLNAVLIHHWDWKRIAGNMVFMVPFSALIQVFEDFFDGKYPALFAGLPDARSTGMVIFYIALNFLGVAFIAVAISIYQRVNLVLHPADDLMQILRFRYFKGQAAKAMWASYIPPTIMAIIAIIITRQFTNFGLGTVFAFLAQGGITGVADRVIFPKLKHQAVDVGK, encoded by the coding sequence ATGTCCAAGGCAATCGCGTACTTCGCCCTGTCACTGGTCATCAACTCGGCAGGAAATGTGCTGACATTGGTTACCAGCGCTAAGATTCACCCGTCCTTCTTGGGGGCGGCGTACTGGTCAGCCGCGGAGGCCAACCTGGGGACGGCCTTCCACTGGAATTTGTTCTGGGCGTTCCTGATCATGGGATTCTTGACGGCAGTCTTAAACGCAGTCCTGATTCACCACTGGGATTGGAAACGAATCGCCGGGAACATGGTCTTCATGGTGCCGTTCTCCGCGTTGATCCAAGTTTTTGAAGACTTCTTTGATGGCAAGTATCCGGCATTGTTTGCCGGACTGCCAGATGCGCGCAGCACGGGGATGGTTATCTTCTACATCGCCCTAAATTTCTTGGGAGTGGCCTTCATTGCGGTTGCCATTTCCATCTATCAGCGGGTTAACCTGGTCTTACATCCGGCTGATGATCTAATGCAGATTCTTCGGTTCCGATACTTTAAGGGGCAAGCTGCTAAGGCGATGTGGGCATCGTACATTCCACCAACCATTATGGCCATCATTGCGATCATCATTACCCGTCAATTTACCAACTTTGGTCTGGGAACCGTGTTTGCCTTCCTGGCACAGGGTGGAATCACTGGGGTCGCTGACCGCGTCATCTTTCCTAAGCTGAAACATCAGGCTGTGGATGTTGGTAAATAA
- a CDS encoding bifunctional aspartate transaminase/aspartate 4-decarboxylase produces MTVKDVVANADLATFNKIDESGLDKFTKLSNFEVSAIFLEYAAKNIRNNRVINAGRGNPNWINTTARLANQKLVNFGVEESKRTFERDDGAMAGFIEGEGVADRFLATLSDTDSTDQFLRSAFDYCVDKLGFDKDAFVKELLDGVIGNNYPVPSRALKYTEQILNAYLQKNLYKGVDLAGETDVFPTEGGTAAMVYLFQELKQSHILNPGDTIAINSPIFTPYLQIPELAEYNLKIVKLAADEDDNWQMTDEQMDTLKDPSIKGFFDVNPTNPSARAYSPHTLDKFKEVVEANPNLVVISDDVYGTFADDYQSIYAAIPHNTLLVYSFSKLYGATGQRLGLIAANKNNVCDRIIKEVTNNDKSVKDAMEKRYAMVVPEPNEMKFIDRTVADSRAIGLYHTSGLSTPQQIMMDLFALNSLITDDVDDYLLTSKKVVNYRYHALWDEIGVNVDNSHANTKYYTLVDIYDLVEKVHGEEFGKYFRSQYSYLSFPYRLAKEFGAVVMDASGFGARKGYVRISLANLTSDDYRDLAKCIKSLIDEYYMEFQQDQKA; encoded by the coding sequence ATGACTGTCAAAGATGTTGTGGCAAATGCTGATTTAGCTACTTTTAATAAGATTGACGAATCAGGTTTAGACAAATTCACCAAACTATCAAATTTTGAAGTTTCTGCAATTTTCCTGGAATACGCTGCAAAGAACATCAGAAATAACCGGGTTATCAACGCCGGTCGTGGGAATCCTAACTGGATCAACACGACTGCCCGTTTAGCTAACCAAAAATTAGTTAACTTCGGTGTTGAAGAATCAAAGCGTACCTTTGAACGTGACGATGGCGCCATGGCCGGCTTTATTGAAGGCGAAGGCGTTGCTGACCGTTTCTTGGCTACCTTATCAGATACGGATTCAACTGATCAATTCCTACGTTCTGCATTCGACTACTGTGTCGACAAGTTAGGTTTTGATAAGGATGCATTCGTTAAAGAATTATTAGACGGAGTAATTGGTAACAACTACCCTGTTCCTTCTCGTGCACTCAAATACACGGAACAGATTTTGAACGCTTACTTACAAAAGAACTTATACAAGGGTGTCGACCTGGCTGGTGAGACTGATGTCTTCCCAACTGAAGGTGGGACTGCCGCAATGGTTTACTTATTCCAAGAATTAAAGCAATCACATATTTTAAACCCTGGTGACACTATTGCTATTAACTCACCAATCTTTACGCCTTACTTACAAATTCCTGAATTAGCAGAATACAACTTGAAGATCGTTAAGTTGGCTGCTGACGAAGATGACAACTGGCAGATGACTGACGAGCAAATGGATACTTTGAAGGACCCATCTATCAAGGGCTTCTTCGATGTTAACCCTACTAACCCTTCAGCTCGTGCTTACAGTCCTCACACACTTGATAAGTTCAAAGAAGTCGTTGAAGCTAACCCTAACTTAGTGGTTATTTCAGATGATGTTTACGGGACCTTCGCAGATGACTATCAATCAATCTACGCTGCTATTCCTCACAACACCCTGTTGGTTTACTCATTCTCTAAGCTTTACGGTGCAACTGGCCAACGCTTAGGTTTGATTGCTGCTAACAAGAACAACGTTTGCGATCGGATTATCAAGGAAGTTACGAACAACGATAAGTCCGTCAAGGATGCTATGGAAAAGCGTTATGCCATGGTCGTTCCAGAACCAAACGAAATGAAGTTCATTGACCGGACTGTTGCTGACAGTCGTGCCATCGGACTGTACCATACTTCTGGTCTGTCAACTCCTCAACAAATCATGATGGATCTGTTCGCTTTGAACAGCTTGATTACTGACGACGTTGATGATTACCTGTTGACTTCTAAGAAAGTTGTTAACTACCGTTACCACGCCCTTTGGGATGAAATCGGTGTTAACGTTGATAACTCACATGCCAACACGAAGTACTACACGTTGGTTGATATTTATGACCTGGTTGAAAAGGTTCATGGTGAAGAATTTGGGAAGTACTTCCGTTCTCAATATTCATACCTGAGCTTCCCATACCGATTAGCTAAGGAATTCGGTGCCGTTGTTATGGATGCTTCTGGATTTGGTGCTCGTAAGGGCTACGTTCGGATCTCATTAGCTAACTTAACTTCCGATGATTACCGTGATCTTGCTAAGTGCATTAAGTCATTAATTGATGAGTACTACATGGAATTTCAACAAGACCAAAAAGCATAA
- a CDS encoding VOC family protein encodes MAINDFITGIQHVGIPSADLDKTIAFYKSLGFEQAGLFPNGANRCAFMRFGNLTIETWEGDPTNPTAGAINHISLNTTDVDQAFAAAKEQGLDLVNSEIQSIPSFWDKGIRFFNILGPNHETIEFCQILK; translated from the coding sequence ATGGCAATTAATGACTTCATTACTGGAATTCAACACGTCGGCATTCCATCTGCCGATTTGGATAAGACCATTGCGTTTTACAAGTCCTTAGGCTTTGAACAGGCCGGACTATTTCCTAACGGGGCCAACCGGTGTGCCTTCATGCGGTTTGGTAACCTGACGATTGAAACGTGGGAGGGCGATCCAACCAATCCAACGGCTGGTGCCATCAATCACATTTCGTTGAACACGACCGACGTCGATCAGGCTTTTGCCGCTGCTAAGGAGCAGGGCTTGGACTTGGTCAACAGTGAGATTCAATCGATCCCATCATTCTGGGACAAGGGTATTCGGTTCTTTAATATTTTAGGACCTAATCACGAAACGATTGAATTCTGTCAGATTCTCAAGTAA
- a CDS encoding PLP-dependent aminotransferase family protein → MINWHEDLPPIKPKYLAITQLVKRLIQEDKLLPGQRLPAERDLAKLLHVDRSTVTRAFMELTASGLLIKKTGSGTFISELPQVNSLTTRVNWNVFLENASSSRDDTYQSKLLQARTLDKGHLIDGAANELPMALIPQLGSLQMDWRSFLMAQKQEQDAGYQPLIHTISRLHTQRNQFKTTNQSIIITGGAQQSLLLILRSLLQIGDAVAFATPSYFNSSAIFKTIGVKTYAVPTTSAGLDLDALEDVILKHRIKLLILNPTFQNPTGRVMPLAERQRILHLCQSYQVAIIEDDVFGWLVPKEDIVPTFKSLAPENVIYISSLSKLLGSTTRLGWIVAPQAIGQRLLQVQKKLDIVPSMLAQVMAHLALSSDTFTAEITKLTAELATRREAVTAIFRQERPNWEFITPRGGFYLWITQANPDIFNDLLESQILVKPGPIYGATKQSFRFNFAGMDANLQQVLTQKLQ, encoded by the coding sequence ATGATCAATTGGCACGAAGATCTCCCACCTATTAAGCCCAAATACCTCGCCATCACCCAACTGGTTAAGCGCCTCATCCAAGAGGACAAGCTACTTCCCGGGCAACGACTCCCTGCGGAACGAGACCTAGCCAAACTGCTTCACGTTGACCGGTCGACCGTGACTCGGGCCTTCATGGAGCTGACCGCGAGTGGCCTACTGATTAAAAAAACTGGAAGCGGTACCTTTATTTCCGAGCTCCCACAAGTTAATTCACTCACAACCAGAGTAAACTGGAATGTCTTTCTGGAAAATGCCAGCTCATCTCGTGACGACACCTATCAGAGTAAACTCCTCCAGGCACGAACGTTAGATAAGGGCCATCTGATCGACGGCGCTGCTAACGAGCTACCAATGGCTTTAATCCCCCAGCTGGGATCCCTCCAGATGGATTGGCGAAGCTTCTTAATGGCCCAAAAACAGGAACAGGACGCGGGCTATCAACCATTGATCCATACGATTAGTCGACTCCACACGCAGCGCAACCAATTTAAAACCACCAATCAGTCTATAATTATTACTGGCGGTGCCCAGCAATCTTTGTTATTAATACTCAGAAGTCTGCTACAAATAGGTGATGCCGTGGCATTCGCCACCCCCTCCTATTTCAACTCCAGTGCTATTTTTAAGACTATTGGCGTGAAGACCTACGCCGTCCCAACCACCTCTGCCGGCCTAGATTTGGACGCACTGGAGGACGTAATTCTTAAGCATCGAATTAAATTATTAATACTTAATCCCACCTTTCAAAATCCAACCGGTCGTGTCATGCCCCTAGCTGAACGCCAGCGCATTCTACACCTGTGCCAATCCTACCAGGTCGCCATCATTGAGGATGACGTGTTTGGCTGGCTCGTACCCAAAGAAGACATTGTCCCAACATTCAAATCCCTGGCTCCTGAGAACGTCATCTACATTAGCTCCCTTTCCAAATTGCTGGGTTCCACGACCCGTCTAGGCTGGATTGTCGCTCCGCAAGCCATTGGTCAACGATTGCTTCAGGTTCAGAAAAAGCTCGACATCGTGCCCAGCATGTTGGCCCAGGTCATGGCGCACTTGGCACTCAGTAGTGACACCTTTACAGCTGAAATTACCAAGCTCACTGCCGAACTGGCCACCCGCCGTGAAGCCGTGACCGCCATCTTTCGCCAAGAACGGCCCAACTGGGAATTCATCACCCCCCGGGGCGGCTTCTACCTGTGGATCACTCAGGCCAATCCCGACATCTTCAACGATTTACTGGAAAGCCAGATTCTGGTTAAACCCGGTCCCATCTATGGCGCCACTAAGCAATCCTTCCGGTTCAACTTTGCTGGGATGGACGCTAACTTGCAGCAAGTCTTAACGCAAAAATTGCAGTGA
- the thiD gene encoding bifunctional hydroxymethylpyrimidine kinase/phosphomethylpyrimidine kinase has translation MENVLTIAGSDSLAGGGIQADLKTFEELNVFGVSALTSVASITPTSLTLHQLPATVIDDQLTSILTQLPIHFVKTGLLGDLATLEAVCAQLESTTMQLVVDPVLVFKEGQSQLQATYITAVKQRLLPLGYVTTPNLAEAAQLSGLTITNKTGMVEAAKRIQETGCHNVIIKGGNRLAGNVASDCLRMGDVDYWFESPKIDRQTTDGAGCTFSAAITAQLAKGQALPEAVEVAKRFVHMGITHGVRISERLGSVWQGASRQWEEETK, from the coding sequence ATGGAAAACGTCTTAACGATTGCTGGATCAGACAGTCTGGCCGGTGGTGGTATTCAAGCCGATTTAAAAACCTTTGAAGAGCTCAACGTCTTTGGCGTGAGTGCCCTGACTAGTGTGGCGAGCATCACGCCAACCAGTTTAACCCTTCATCAGTTACCCGCGACGGTAATTGATGACCAGTTGACGTCGATTCTGACGCAATTGCCGATCCATTTCGTTAAGACGGGTCTGTTGGGTGATTTGGCAACCTTAGAGGCCGTGTGTGCACAGCTCGAGTCGACGACCATGCAATTGGTGGTTGACCCGGTCCTGGTCTTTAAGGAAGGACAGTCACAATTACAAGCAACTTACATAACCGCCGTTAAGCAACGGCTACTCCCCTTGGGCTACGTGACGACGCCAAATTTGGCGGAAGCGGCGCAGCTAAGTGGGTTGACCATCACCAATAAGACGGGGATGGTCGAAGCGGCCAAACGAATTCAGGAAACGGGTTGCCATAACGTGATTATCAAGGGCGGTAACCGGTTAGCTGGGAACGTGGCCAGCGATTGTCTGCGAATGGGCGATGTTGATTATTGGTTTGAAAGTCCAAAGATCGATCGACAGACGACCGATGGTGCTGGGTGTACCTTCTCCGCGGCAATTACCGCGCAATTGGCGAAGGGCCAGGCGTTACCGGAAGCTGTTGAGGTAGCCAAGCGGTTCGTCCACATGGGGATTACCCACGGTGTAAGGATTAGCGAGCGGCTAGGCAGTGTTTGGCAGGGAGCAAGTCGACAATGGGAGGAAGAGACAAAATGA
- a CDS encoding pentapeptide repeat-containing protein encodes MTFLNDTFDRFELTDVIFENCTLANCQLVGASWYRVQFKNCKLVGTTLDHAGLKDVSFQDCDLSLANINQAKLTNVTFTDSHLRELNCLETQLRQVKLVGCDIDAANFMETSLKKINITTCEFTTLQATALDVRGCQMTTEQAAYFAQLFLGVDWLM; translated from the coding sequence ATGACGTTTTTAAACGATACCTTTGATCGATTTGAACTAACGGATGTGATCTTTGAAAATTGTACCCTGGCGAATTGCCAATTGGTTGGTGCGAGCTGGTACCGGGTGCAATTTAAGAACTGTAAATTGGTGGGCACCACACTGGACCACGCCGGTTTAAAGGACGTGTCTTTTCAGGATTGTGACTTGTCATTAGCCAACATCAATCAGGCAAAACTCACGAATGTCACGTTTACTGATTCTCACTTGAGAGAATTAAACTGCTTGGAAACCCAGCTACGTCAGGTGAAGTTGGTTGGCTGTGATATAGACGCCGCCAATTTCATGGAAACGTCGTTAAAAAAGATAAACATAACGACTTGTGAGTTTACCACACTGCAAGCAACCGCACTGGACGTACGAGGCTGTCAGATGACAACGGAGCAGGCCGCCTACTTCGCCCAACTATTTCTCGGCGTTGACTGGCTAATGTGA
- a CDS encoding GNAT family N-acetyltransferase gives MTVTIMNAQTTDLTQIMAIENAGFSVAEAASEASMAERIQQIPDTFLVAKQGAEVLGYVVGPAFDHRYLTDDLFAKSTPNAAGAPYQTVLSLAVSPQHQGEGVGGQLLTALAQVARQENRQAITLTCLKRLVPFYEANGYVNEGVSASVHAGETWYNLVLPLVD, from the coding sequence ATGACAGTCACAATTATGAACGCACAAACAACCGACCTGACACAGATCATGGCGATTGAGAATGCTGGTTTCTCAGTTGCTGAAGCAGCCAGTGAAGCCAGTATGGCCGAACGCATCCAGCAGATTCCAGATACCTTTCTGGTTGCCAAACAAGGTGCTGAGGTGCTGGGCTACGTGGTGGGGCCGGCGTTTGACCACCGATACCTGACCGATGACCTCTTTGCCAAATCGACACCCAATGCCGCTGGGGCACCGTACCAAACGGTGTTGAGTCTGGCAGTTAGTCCGCAACATCAGGGTGAGGGCGTTGGTGGGCAACTTTTGACGGCACTGGCCCAGGTTGCCCGACAGGAAAACCGTCAAGCCATTACACTGACCTGCCTGAAGCGGCTGGTGCCCTTCTATGAGGCCAATGGGTATGTGAACGAAGGGGTCTCCGCTTCGGTCCACGCGGGAGAGACCTGGTACAACCTGGTCTTACCATTGGTAGACTAG
- a CDS encoding multidrug efflux SMR transporter has translation MLKQWLLVVLGAVFEVSWVVGFKHATALWEWGLTGLAVFLSFYLLIRASQVIPAGTAYAVYVGLGTLGTTAVGMLAFGEPISFNKLVLVGLLIIGIGGLQFTTNQGGN, from the coding sequence ATGCTTAAACAGTGGTTACTTGTCGTCTTGGGCGCCGTCTTTGAGGTCAGCTGGGTCGTGGGCTTCAAACACGCCACCGCCCTTTGGGAATGGGGCCTAACTGGTCTCGCAGTATTTCTCAGCTTTTACCTATTGATTCGGGCCAGTCAGGTTATTCCCGCTGGCACCGCCTACGCAGTCTACGTTGGGCTCGGTACACTGGGTACCACCGCCGTGGGGATGCTGGCCTTTGGTGAGCCCATCAGCTTTAATAAACTCGTATTGGTCGGACTGCTAATCATCGGCATCGGTGGCCTTCAGTTCACCACAAATCAAGGAGGAAACTAA
- a CDS encoding ECF transporter S component codes for MKRGSLKENTLAAVLIAMTVALSILVVIPIPATKGMVTLCEVGIYTSAILYGGRMGFLVGGASGFLIDILTGYPVWCLFSLVIHGTQGLAVGYFTPQNNKSIKTMIVPLLIGSVIMVVGYFFATALLFGWPAGLASIFSNIIQVGFGMVVTLSIVGSLAKLKPNLV; via the coding sequence ATGAAACGTGGATCGTTAAAAGAAAACACTCTAGCAGCTGTGCTGATTGCCATGACCGTGGCGTTGTCAATTTTAGTCGTTATCCCCATTCCCGCAACCAAAGGGATGGTGACGTTATGTGAGGTAGGTATCTACACTAGCGCCATTCTGTATGGTGGTCGGATGGGATTTCTAGTCGGTGGTGCCAGTGGGTTCCTGATTGATATTTTAACGGGGTATCCAGTTTGGTGCTTGTTCTCGTTGGTCATTCACGGGACGCAAGGGTTAGCAGTCGGGTACTTTACCCCACAAAATAACAAGTCAATCAAAACAATGATTGTGCCACTGTTGATTGGTAGCGTTATCATGGTCGTTGGGTACTTCTTTGCCACGGCCTTACTATTCGGCTGGCCTGCGGGGTTAGCCTCAATCTTCAGTAATATTATTCAAGTTGGATTCGGCATGGTGGTCACGTTATCAATCGTGGGTAGCCTTGCCAAGTTGAAACCAAATTTAGTTTAG
- a CDS encoding multidrug efflux SMR transporter, with product MAWLFLIIAGLCEMLGVTFMNWALHARKWWLWGLMTLAFTLSFGGLELALNTLPMGTAYAVWTGIGAAGGVITGMLFFHESKDWRKLLWVAVILGATMGLKLIS from the coding sequence ATGGCTTGGCTATTTTTAATTATCGCCGGACTCTGCGAAATGTTGGGCGTCACGTTCATGAACTGGGCCCTTCACGCCCGCAAGTGGTGGCTGTGGGGACTGATGACCCTGGCCTTCACCCTTAGCTTTGGCGGCCTGGAACTCGCTTTGAACACCCTACCAATGGGGACCGCCTACGCCGTTTGGACGGGAATCGGTGCCGCCGGTGGGGTTATCACTGGGATGCTCTTCTTCCACGAGTCCAAGGACTGGCGGAAGTTACTCTGGGTGGCGGTGATTCTAGGCGCCACTATGGGATTGAAACTAATCAGCTAG
- a CDS encoding zinc-dependent alcohol dehydrogenase family protein: MRALVLTGTKQMEIQDLVKPEVKADEVLVNTAYAGICGTDRALYAGLPGSADAVPPIVLGHENSGIVAAIGSNVTNVKVGDRVTVDPNIYCGQCEYCRTDRPELCDNLSAVGVTRDGGLEESFTAPSSVVYPIPDSVSLKAAATTEPISCAVHGVKLLDLTPYQKALVIGDGFMGQLFVQLLQAYGVHQVDFAGINDQKLAFNKEKFGVTNTFNTKHDSLPADYDVVIEAVGLPQTQEQAVEATKKGAQVLMFGVGKPNQTFSMNTYEVYQKQLKIQGAFINPYAFEDAIALLASGQLDVESLISHEVSLEQVEDVLNGKVAGVSKAVVKVAD, encoded by the coding sequence ATGAGAGCCTTAGTATTAACTGGAACCAAGCAAATGGAGATTCAAGACCTCGTCAAGCCAGAAGTTAAAGCGGATGAAGTGTTAGTCAACACTGCCTACGCTGGAATTTGTGGAACCGACCGCGCATTGTACGCGGGTCTTCCCGGTTCCGCCGATGCTGTGCCACCAATCGTGTTAGGTCATGAAAACTCTGGAATTGTCGCTGCTATTGGTAGCAACGTGACCAACGTGAAGGTTGGCGACCGGGTAACGGTTGACCCTAACATCTACTGTGGTCAATGTGAATATTGCCGGACTGATCGTCCAGAACTGTGTGACAACTTGTCCGCCGTTGGGGTTACACGTGATGGTGGTTTGGAAGAATCCTTTACGGCGCCTTCCTCCGTGGTTTACCCAATTCCTGACAGTGTTTCCTTGAAAGCTGCCGCAACGACTGAACCTATCTCTTGTGCGGTTCACGGGGTTAAATTACTCGACTTGACGCCTTATCAAAAGGCCCTGGTCATCGGTGATGGTTTCATGGGTCAATTATTTGTGCAATTATTACAGGCTTACGGCGTTCACCAAGTGGATTTTGCCGGTATCAATGACCAGAAGTTAGCCTTCAACAAGGAAAAATTTGGCGTTACGAACACCTTCAACACCAAGCACGATAGCTTACCAGCAGACTACGACGTTGTGATTGAAGCCGTTGGGTTGCCACAAACACAGGAGCAAGCAGTTGAAGCAACTAAGAAGGGTGCTCAAGTCTTGATGTTTGGTGTGGGGAAGCCTAACCAGACGTTCTCCATGAACACCTATGAAGTTTACCAAAAGCAATTGAAGATCCAAGGGGCATTCATCAACCCATACGCTTTCGAAGATGCCATTGCTTTGCTGGCTAGCGGTCAATTGGACGTAGAATCTTTGATCAGCCACGAAGTTAGTCTGGAACAAGTCGAAGACGTCTTGAATGGTAAGGTCGCTGGCGTCAGCAAGGCTGTCGTCAAGGTTGCCGACTAG